Proteins encoded in a region of the Vicia villosa cultivar HV-30 ecotype Madison, WI linkage group LG5, Vvil1.0, whole genome shotgun sequence genome:
- the LOC131607131 gene encoding uncharacterized protein LOC131607131: protein MAGTATGCYKCGRPGHWSRDCPFSAPDSNPNPNPSPNPNSNTADLPPSSSYKPSGPRSAIEKPKKIPRTRPKLTPELLLSDDGLGYVLRYFPRSFKYHGRGHEVRDLGNLIELYSEWHSRLLPYYPFNQFVHKVEQVAATRHVKMSLRELRERVANGGDPSKLHEPPGVQNTPAPDAQQENGEVTHQDNEMFDEPDNVIDIQEDMLNDIYDKATEEPSQPIQNVIGVTTDPKSSAIERTTNEAPSNGASQSSNAEITAEQRARMEANRLKAIEKKSKEVPNNGASLSSNAEITEEQRARMEANRLKALERRAARANLSQAS, encoded by the exons ATGGCAGGAACAGCAACAGGGTGTTACAAGTGCGGAAGACCAGGTCACTGGTCACGTGACTGCCCTTTCTCCGCTCCCGATTCAAATCCAAACCCTAACCCTAGTCCTAATCCTAACTCCAACACCGCCGATCTCCCTCCTTCCTCTTCATACAAACCTTCCGGCCCTAGATCCGCCATCGAGAAGCCCAAAAAAATCCCCCGCACCCGCCCCAAACTCACTCCTGAACTTCTTCTCTCCGACGACGGCCTCGGTTACGTCCTTCGCTATTTCCCTCGCTCCTTCAAATACCACGGTCGTGGCCACGAG GTTCGTGATTTGGGTAACCTGATTGAATTGTACTCTGAATGGCACTCTCGTTTGCTCCCTTATTACCCCTTCAATCAATTTGTTCACAAAGTTGAGCAAGTTGCTGCTACAAGGCATGTTAAG ATGAGCcttagagaattgagagaaagagtTGCAAATGGTGGGGATCCATCAAAATTGCATGAACCACCAGGTGTGCAGAACACCCCAGCCCCAGATGCTCAGCAAG AAAATGGGGAAGTAACTCATCAAGATAATGAGATGTTTGATGAACCTGACAATGTTATTGACATTCAAGAAGACATGCTCAATGATATATATGACAAAGCTACTGAA GAACCTTCTCAGCCCATACAAAATGTGATCGGTGTGACTACAGATCCCAAAAGCAGCGCAATTGAAAGGACAACAAATGAGGCCCCAAGTAATGGAGCCAGTCAGTCCAGCAATGCTGAGATAACAGCAGAGCAGCGAGCCCGTATGGAAGCAAATAGGTTGAAGGCAATTGAAAAGAAATCAAAAGAAGTCCCAAATAATGGAGCCAGTCTGTCCAGCAATGCCGAGATAACAGAAGAGCAGAGAGCCCGAATGGAAGCAAATAGGTTGAAGGCACTAGAAAGGCGCGCGGCTAGAGCCAACCTATCACAGGCTTCCTAG